One genomic region from Candidatus Nomurabacteria bacterium encodes:
- a CDS encoding VTT domain-containing protein: MALDIDGAILGSGLIAIGATVFAESGLLIGFFLPGDTLLLGAGILASQGSLPIGWLLIVVIVCAILGDNVGYSIGHSTGKKLLKKKDSILFQKEHIERAERFYEKHGGKTIILARFVPMVRTFAPVVAGMGNMSRQRFLAFNIIGGVLWGGGVTLFGYFLGNRMPWIQEYIDIVLIGIIAISLLASMAHLFKKPGTRQLFMLKVKLALNSIKLKKSN, encoded by the coding sequence ATGGCTTTAGACATTGATGGTGCAATTTTGGGTAGTGGCCTAATTGCTATTGGGGCGACAGTATTTGCAGAGTCTGGACTATTGATTGGATTCTTTCTGCCCGGCGATACCTTGCTCCTTGGTGCCGGTATCTTAGCATCACAAGGTAGCTTACCAATAGGCTGGTTGCTAATAGTGGTTATTGTTTGTGCAATATTAGGCGATAATGTTGGCTACTCGATTGGACATAGCACCGGAAAAAAGTTGCTCAAAAAGAAAGACAGTATATTGTTTCAAAAAGAGCATATTGAGCGAGCCGAAAGGTTTTATGAAAAACACGGAGGCAAGACGATTATACTGGCTCGCTTTGTGCCCATGGTACGAACTTTTGCGCCAGTAGTTGCTGGTATGGGTAATATGTCCAGGCAACGGTTCTTAGCCTTCAATATTATTGGAGGAGTTCTATGGGGTGGTGGCGTAACTTTATTTGGCTACTTTTTGGGCAACAGAATGCCCTGGATACAAGAATATATAGATATTGTTCTTATTGGTATTATCGCTATTAGTCTCCTGGCATCTATGGCTCATTTATTTAAAAAGCCCGGAACTCGTCAATTATTTATGTTAAAAGTTAAACTTGCGCTGAATAGTATAAAGTTAAAAAAATCCAACTAG
- a CDS encoding glucosaminidase domain-containing protein: MSVDNINDIRPFEVDVYNPGIHELSGEYQNTQSGFRRVIAIGVVALAGLGLFAKGYSNNHQDESQQRDPQITFPEQATAEVANINTSLDSVQLGQAYALDSLIQNIKTNDAVYATTDSDRTKNMPNGYVKFLLPNEEKGIKVPFTVAERTADIERYTSPELSAVLLATAKIYQDLIFTKYPQLAGEMLRIRDLNSPFHKNHSTGTQADISSMLGWQVAQYSNGSFADQQFSTRFNREFTIDLMTEMSRFTINGQPVIRRIVYSDEAINNAVNDRVGRRFAVFAKWHKDHAHLDLNSSVAQLPAWRPDTSQIPWNEQQDLRIGGMAQPISPEQSIHEHGDFIKWVASISKPDTNESETNLPHPDVMPLNPGAEELIDSLDISSEHKDYLKRMVPVIATATKAGAKFNPAGALAHSATESGWGVSDLSKKANNYFGLKAGKYWTGKTINLKTLEEYTEGNLTTIKDNFRDYDDPLSGVMDYARFIESRPWYADAIANNQTPKGYFDGLFHEIDNNGNILKRQGEGAISYGTSRGYVERAVEFTRQYNLEEIMNAQLGS, encoded by the coding sequence ATGTCAGTAGATAATATAAATGATATCAGGCCATTTGAGGTAGATGTGTATAACCCCGGAATTCATGAACTTTCTGGTGAGTATCAAAACACCCAATCAGGCTTTAGGCGTGTGATAGCTATTGGCGTGGTGGCGCTTGCTGGTTTGGGGTTGTTCGCCAAAGGCTATTCAAACAATCATCAGGACGAGTCACAACAGAGAGATCCGCAAATAACTTTTCCAGAACAAGCCACGGCCGAAGTCGCCAACATTAACACAAGCCTAGATTCTGTTCAGCTTGGTCAAGCCTATGCCCTAGATTCTTTAATCCAAAATATTAAAACAAACGACGCTGTGTATGCTACCACGGATAGCGACAGAACAAAGAATATGCCCAATGGTTATGTAAAATTTCTGTTACCAAACGAGGAAAAAGGCATAAAAGTTCCTTTTACGGTAGCAGAACGTACCGCAGATATCGAAAGATATACATCTCCAGAGCTTTCGGCGGTACTCTTAGCAACCGCAAAAATATACCAAGACTTAATTTTCACTAAGTATCCTCAATTAGCTGGTGAAATGCTAAGGATTCGCGATCTTAATTCGCCGTTTCATAAGAATCACTCAACTGGAACACAAGCAGATATTTCTAGTATGCTAGGTTGGCAAGTTGCGCAATATTCTAATGGTTCTTTTGCGGATCAGCAATTTTCTACCAGATTTAATAGAGAGTTTACGATTGATCTAATGACGGAGATGTCAAGGTTTACAATTAATGGTCAGCCTGTCATAAGGCGAATTGTATACAGCGATGAAGCTATAAACAACGCAGTAAATGATAGGGTTGGCAGAAGGTTTGCGGTATTTGCAAAGTGGCACAAAGATCACGCTCATCTTGACCTTAATAGCAGTGTGGCACAGTTGCCTGCATGGAGGCCGGATACGAGTCAAATTCCCTGGAACGAACAGCAGGATTTACGAATCGGAGGCATGGCTCAGCCAATCAGCCCGGAGCAATCTATCCATGAACACGGTGACTTTATTAAGTGGGTAGCATCTATATCAAAACCAGACACCAATGAGTCAGAAACAAACTTGCCACACCCAGATGTAATGCCACTTAATCCAGGCGCAGAGGAACTTATAGATTCACTTGATATTTCATCAGAACATAAAGATTATCTTAAGCGGATGGTTCCAGTTATTGCGACAGCAACCAAAGCTGGTGCAAAATTTAACCCAGCCGGGGCTTTAGCTCATTCTGCTACAGAGTCAGGTTGGGGAGTTAGCGATTTGAGCAAAAAAGCAAATAATTATTTTGGCCTTAAGGCCGGTAAGTACTGGACGGGAAAAACCATCAACCTCAAAACACTAGAAGAATACACAGAGGGCAACCTAACAACTATTAAAGATAACTTTCGAGATTACGACGATCCTCTATCTGGTGTAATGGACTATGCGCGATTTATTGAGAGTCGACCATGGTATGCTGATGCAATCGCCAACAACCAAACACCAAAGGGATATTTTGATGGGTTATTTCACGAGATCGACAACAACGGAAATATATTAAAGCGCCAGGGCGAGGGTGCAATTAGTTATGGAACATCTAGGGGTTACGTAGAAAGAGCGGTAGAATTTACAAGGCAATACAACCTGGAAGAAATTATGAATGCTCAGCTTGGTTCATAA
- a CDS encoding rhodanese-related sulfurtransferase, with product MNKVILYYKFVPVADPAMTVRWQRELCNRLDLKGRVIVSKHGINGTLGGNIENLREYKREMNRSVLFKGIMYKWSDGTGRDFPRLSVKEKSELVAFGVPDEIKVDEKGVIGGGKHLKPEQVNELVKERGDDVVFFDGRNAYEAEIGVFKNAIVPDVKTSRDFLSEIESDKYKEIKDKPVITYCTGGIRCEALSALMINRGFKEVYQIDGGIVKYGEKYGDEGLWDGKLHIFDDRMIHQFSDKAKDIGECVHCKGKTSRYINCDNVSCNRLVLVCRSCNKKTKCKDCQEVASVAVV from the coding sequence GTGAATAAGGTTATTTTATACTACAAGTTTGTTCCAGTAGCTGATCCGGCCATGACTGTTAGGTGGCAAAGAGAGCTTTGTAATAGATTAGACTTGAAGGGGCGAGTTATTGTTAGTAAACATGGCATTAACGGTACACTTGGTGGAAATATTGAGAACTTGCGTGAATATAAACGTGAAATGAACAGATCCGTATTATTTAAGGGGATTATGTATAAATGGAGTGACGGAACTGGACGTGATTTTCCTCGTTTGAGTGTTAAGGAAAAATCTGAGTTGGTTGCTTTTGGGGTACCAGACGAAATTAAAGTTGATGAAAAGGGCGTAATTGGCGGAGGTAAACACCTCAAGCCGGAGCAAGTTAATGAACTTGTTAAGGAACGTGGAGATGATGTTGTGTTTTTTGATGGACGAAATGCTTACGAGGCCGAAATTGGCGTGTTTAAGAACGCGATTGTTCCTGATGTTAAGACAAGTCGAGATTTTTTGTCCGAAATTGAGAGCGATAAATACAAAGAAATTAAGGATAAACCAGTAATAACATATTGTACTGGAGGAATTCGTTGTGAGGCGCTCAGTGCTTTAATGATAAATCGTGGCTTTAAAGAGGTCTATCAGATTGATGGTGGTATTGTAAAATACGGTGAAAAATATGGAGATGAAGGATTATGGGATGGCAAGTTACATATTTTTGACGACCGTATGATACATCAATTTAGTGACAAAGCTAAAGATATTGGCGAATGTGTTCATTGTAAAGGCAAAACTAGTCGATATATAAATTGTGATAATGTTTCTTGTAACCGACTGGTGTTAGTGTGTAGATCTTGTAATAAAAAAACAAAATGCAAAGATTGCCAAGAGGTGGCTAGCGTAGCCGTAGTATAA
- the uvrA gene encoding excinuclease ABC subunit UvrA, which produces MHNEIEVKGAREHNLKNISLKIPRDKLVVITGLSGSGKSSLAFDTIYAEGQRRYVESLSSYARQFLGLMEKPDVDQITGLSPAISIDQKSTSRNPRSTVATVTEIYDYLRLLFARIGTPHCPICGKPVTKQTIQAIVDTISSNNRDQRLIVLAPIVIDKKGAFEHIPEQYQRAGFARVRVDGVIYSLDEFPELDKAKKHTIEIVADRLICNDANQGRMSQSIEQALDIADGKVKVFNADTETESTHTLMYACVDHPEVLIPELEPRTFSFNSPHGACSVCTGLGSRLEVDPDLVIPNGRLTLAEGAIRPFNRINVDAWYMKKIQAVGEEYDFSIHVPTGEISPANIQRILYGTGNKKYKIALGGGRFYESVFEGVVPNLERRHKETESDFIRRDIERFMQERPCHACQGKRLKPEVLAVTINKKSIMDICELSIDDACNYFSNIKLNETDLHIAQQILKEIRSRLEFLRDVGLNYLNLLRSANTLSGGEAQRIRLATQIGSGLMGVLYVLDEPSIGLHQRDNERLIKTLMHLRDLGNTVIVVEHDEDTIRTADYLIDIGPGAGLNGGKIVAQGTPQEVASNSASITGQYLVGKKKINTPKKRRPGNGKSLIIKGAKENNLKNLQVEIPLGELVVVSGVSGSGKSTLINDILAKELLARLHRANTVAGKHDDIEGIKQLDKAIIIDQSPIGRTPRSNPATYTGVFTPIRELFASVPEAKLRGYNPGRFSFNVKGGRCENCAGDGIIKIEMHFLPDVYVPCEVCKGKRYNREALEIHFKGKDISDVLDMTCEVALDFFSNIPAIARKLQTLVDVGLGYITLGQSATTLSGGEAQRIKLASELSRRPTGRTLYILDEPTTGLHIADVDKLLGVLHALVDAGNSMIIIEHNLDVVKSADYLIDMGPNGGAGGGQIIAKGTPEQVARVKESYTGQFLKQIL; this is translated from the coding sequence ATGCATAACGAAATTGAAGTTAAAGGTGCACGAGAGCATAATCTAAAAAATATCTCACTAAAGATTCCGCGAGATAAATTAGTGGTGATTACAGGTCTGAGTGGTTCTGGAAAATCAAGCCTAGCTTTTGATACGATCTATGCCGAAGGCCAGCGTCGTTATGTTGAATCGTTAAGCTCTTATGCCAGGCAATTCTTAGGTTTAATGGAGAAGCCAGATGTTGATCAGATTACGGGGCTTAGTCCGGCAATTAGTATCGACCAAAAGTCAACTAGTAGAAATCCACGTTCGACAGTTGCAACGGTCACGGAGATTTATGATTATCTGAGATTGTTGTTCGCTAGAATTGGAACACCTCATTGCCCAATATGTGGTAAGCCGGTCACGAAGCAGACTATTCAGGCGATTGTCGACACAATTAGCTCGAATAACCGTGACCAAAGATTAATTGTGCTTGCGCCGATTGTAATTGATAAAAAAGGTGCTTTTGAACATATTCCCGAGCAATATCAACGAGCAGGTTTTGCCAGAGTGCGTGTTGATGGCGTTATCTATTCTTTAGATGAGTTCCCAGAGCTAGACAAGGCCAAGAAGCACACTATTGAGATAGTTGCAGATAGATTGATTTGTAATGACGCAAATCAAGGACGTATGAGTCAATCTATTGAGCAGGCGCTAGACATTGCAGACGGGAAGGTTAAGGTCTTCAATGCTGATACCGAGACAGAATCTACTCATACTCTGATGTATGCTTGTGTTGATCATCCTGAAGTTCTTATTCCAGAGCTAGAGCCTCGCACCTTTAGCTTTAATAGTCCGCATGGGGCGTGTTCGGTTTGTACTGGACTGGGCTCAAGGTTAGAAGTTGACCCAGACTTAGTTATTCCAAATGGTCGGCTAACATTAGCAGAAGGTGCAATAAGACCTTTTAACCGAATAAATGTTGACGCTTGGTATATGAAGAAGATACAGGCAGTTGGCGAGGAATACGATTTTAGTATCCATGTACCAACAGGTGAAATTTCTCCAGCTAATATTCAAAGGATTTTGTACGGTACTGGCAATAAAAAATATAAGATTGCGCTTGGTGGCGGACGATTTTATGAATCTGTTTTTGAGGGCGTAGTTCCAAACCTCGAGAGACGACATAAAGAAACAGAGAGTGACTTTATTCGGCGTGATATTGAAAGATTTATGCAGGAACGTCCTTGTCATGCCTGTCAGGGTAAACGACTTAAACCAGAAGTGTTAGCGGTGACCATCAACAAAAAATCAATTATGGATATATGCGAGCTATCAATTGACGATGCTTGTAACTATTTTTCTAACATTAAACTAAATGAAACGGATTTGCATATTGCACAACAAATACTCAAAGAAATTCGTTCAAGATTAGAATTCTTAAGAGATGTCGGCCTAAATTATCTTAATTTACTGCGTAGTGCAAATACGTTGTCTGGTGGTGAAGCGCAAAGAATCAGGTTGGCGACGCAAATTGGGTCGGGTTTGATGGGTGTACTGTATGTGCTTGATGAGCCATCGATTGGTTTGCATCAGCGTGATAATGAACGGTTGATAAAAACCTTGATGCATCTGCGCGATCTTGGTAATACCGTTATTGTTGTTGAGCATGATGAAGATACAATTCGCACAGCTGATTATTTAATTGATATCGGTCCCGGGGCTGGCCTTAATGGAGGGAAAATTGTCGCTCAAGGAACGCCACAAGAAGTAGCAAGTAATTCAGCAAGTATAACCGGGCAATATTTGGTTGGAAAAAAGAAGATCAATACACCAAAGAAGCGACGCCCTGGAAACGGAAAATCATTAATCATTAAGGGCGCAAAAGAAAACAATTTGAAAAATCTTCAGGTTGAAATTCCACTCGGAGAACTAGTTGTAGTGAGTGGTGTTTCTGGATCCGGAAAGTCAACCTTAATTAATGATATTCTAGCCAAAGAATTGCTTGCTAGATTGCATCGAGCCAATACGGTTGCTGGCAAGCACGACGATATAGAGGGTATTAAACAGTTAGATAAAGCAATTATTATTGATCAATCGCCAATTGGTCGAACGCCTCGGTCAAATCCAGCAACCTACACCGGTGTTTTTACTCCAATTAGGGAATTATTTGCCAGTGTTCCAGAAGCTAAATTGCGGGGTTACAACCCAGGAAGGTTCAGTTTTAATGTTAAGGGTGGGCGGTGCGAAAATTGTGCGGGAGATGGAATTATTAAGATAGAAATGCACTTTTTGCCTGATGTGTATGTGCCATGTGAAGTTTGCAAGGGCAAGCGCTACAATCGTGAGGCACTAGAAATTCATTTTAAAGGAAAAGATATTAGTGATGTTCTGGATATGACCTGTGAAGTAGCCTTAGATTTTTTCAGCAATATTCCTGCTATTGCGCGCAAGCTCCAAACGTTAGTAGATGTTGGGCTAGGTTATATTACGTTGGGACAATCAGCCACAACATTATCTGGCGGAGAGGCACAGCGTATTAAGCTTGCTAGCGAACTTTCTAGAAGGCCAACCGGCAGAACTTTGTATATTCTTGACGAGCCAACAACGGGACTACATATTGCCGATGTTGATAAATTACTAGGTGTATTGCACGCCCTTGTTGATGCTGGCAATAGCATGATTATTATTGAGCATAATTTGGATGTTGTTAAGTCTGCAGATTATTTGATTGATATGGGGCCAAATGGCGGTGCTGGCGGGGGGCAGATAATTGCCAAGGGTACACCAGAACAGGTCGCTAGGGTTAAAGAATCATATACCGGACAATTCTTAAAGCAAATACTCTAG
- a CDS encoding 50S ribosomal protein L25: MSSDTIALTLGERKVVGKQVRALRREGRVPAVIHNHGKDSIIVDAPFIEITKVYEKAGKHHPVDLTVGKDKYLAIIRDVDLDPRKNDLRHVVFNAVRQNEKVQTEVPLRFEGDSEAEKAGLMLLHQLENIEIEATPRNIPDEIVVNVEKLAEVGDKISVGDIKPPENVDIITDSEHPIVAVIETPAQQSEESEADESSEQTEAGEETPEQGKSAEDDT; the protein is encoded by the coding sequence ATGAGTTCAGACACTATCGCGCTAACTTTAGGTGAGCGGAAAGTGGTGGGTAAACAAGTAAGAGCCTTACGACGTGAAGGTAGGGTGCCGGCAGTAATCCACAATCATGGCAAAGATTCGATTATTGTTGATGCTCCATTTATTGAAATAACTAAAGTTTATGAGAAGGCTGGCAAGCATCATCCTGTCGACCTGACCGTAGGCAAGGATAAGTATCTAGCAATCATTCGTGATGTTGATCTTGATCCACGCAAGAATGACTTAAGGCATGTTGTGTTTAATGCGGTTAGACAAAACGAGAAAGTTCAGACAGAGGTGCCATTAAGATTTGAAGGCGATAGCGAGGCAGAAAAAGCTGGCTTAATGCTACTTCATCAACTAGAGAATATAGAGATTGAAGCTACCCCGAGAAACATCCCAGACGAAATAGTGGTTAATGTTGAAAAACTAGCAGAAGTTGGTGATAAAATATCGGTTGGCGATATTAAGCCTCCTGAAAATGTAGATATCATTACTGATTCTGAACACCCAATTGTAGCTGTGATTGAAACGCCGGCACAACAATCTGAAGAATCTGAGGCTGACGAATCTTCTGAGCAAACCGAAGCTGGTGAAGAAACTCCAGAACAAGGTAAGTCTGCCGAAGACGACACTTAG
- the sbcB gene encoding exodeoxyribonuclease I translates to MQETFFFYDLETSGINPREQRIMQFAGQRTDLSMNPIGDPFNILIKLTEDVLPDPDAILVTGITPQQTIDDGLTEVEFLKLFHKEITLPGTIFVGFNTVRFDDEFMRYLHYRNYYDAYQWHWQNGCSRWDLLDLTRMTRALRPENIMWPVDSEGKPTNRLELLTSINNLDHQNAHDALSDVRATISVAKMLNERQPRLFKYLLKMRDKNEVERLVKSGDRFVYSSGKYSGDFEKTTIAVYLADNPKSGALVYDLRFDPTPWLNMPANQLVEAWKWKKDSQEPRLPIKTLQYNRCPAVAPSAVLDDQSKQRLKFDMDEIVKHHQILSNNKKFVISVLKALEIMNKQQQLAWQADQKLVDGQLYDGFFKPIDKPKMEQIQKIDSSLINNKPPDFSDNRLNALWLLYKARNFSDKLDAQDIQQWDEYRKHKFFDGDEQSRVSKYFSRIEELANNKTLIKKQRYLLEDLKLYGESILPDLS, encoded by the coding sequence ATGCAGGAGACATTCTTTTTCTATGATTTAGAGACTAGTGGCATAAATCCTAGGGAACAACGGATTATGCAATTTGCTGGCCAGCGTACAGATTTGTCAATGAATCCAATCGGCGATCCGTTTAATATCCTAATAAAGTTAACAGAAGATGTCTTGCCAGATCCAGATGCAATTTTAGTAACTGGCATAACCCCTCAGCAGACTATCGATGACGGATTAACAGAAGTAGAATTTTTGAAGCTATTTCATAAAGAAATTACCTTGCCTGGAACAATATTTGTTGGCTTCAATACTGTAAGGTTTGATGACGAGTTCATGAGATACTTGCACTACCGTAACTACTACGATGCTTACCAGTGGCACTGGCAGAACGGATGTAGTAGATGGGACTTGTTAGATTTGACAAGAATGACTAGAGCATTACGCCCAGAAAACATCATGTGGCCAGTTGATTCAGAGGGTAAACCGACTAATCGGTTAGAGTTACTAACTAGTATTAACAATTTAGATCATCAAAATGCCCATGATGCATTGAGTGATGTTCGAGCCACCATTAGTGTGGCTAAAATGTTAAACGAAAGGCAACCACGACTCTTTAAGTATTTACTAAAGATGCGTGACAAAAATGAAGTAGAGCGTCTTGTAAAATCGGGCGATCGATTTGTGTATTCTAGCGGTAAATATAGTGGTGATTTTGAGAAAACAACAATAGCAGTCTATCTGGCGGATAACCCTAAATCTGGCGCATTGGTGTATGATTTGCGATTTGATCCGACTCCTTGGTTGAACATGCCTGCTAATCAGCTAGTAGAGGCCTGGAAATGGAAGAAAGACAGTCAAGAACCAAGACTGCCAATTAAAACACTGCAATATAATCGATGCCCTGCTGTTGCTCCTAGCGCTGTGTTGGATGATCAGTCAAAACAACGATTGAAATTCGATATGGACGAAATAGTCAAACATCATCAAATACTCAGTAATAACAAAAAATTTGTAATTTCAGTACTGAAGGCTTTAGAAATAATGAATAAACAGCAACAGTTGGCGTGGCAAGCAGACCAAAAGCTTGTTGATGGCCAATTGTATGATGGATTTTTTAAGCCGATAGATAAGCCCAAAATGGAACAGATTCAAAAAATAGATAGTTCATTAATTAACAATAAACCACCAGACTTTAGTGACAATAGACTTAACGCATTGTGGCTACTATATAAAGCACGAAACTTCAGCGACAAATTAGATGCTCAGGACATACAGCAGTGGGACGAGTACAGAAAGCATAAATTTTTTGATGGAGACGAGCAAAGCCGTGTAAGTAAGTACTTTTCGCGTATCGAGGAGCTTGCAAATAACAAGACACTAATTAAAAAGCAAAGGTATCTACTAGAAGATTTAAAGCTTTACGGAGAGAGTATATTACCAGACCTTAGCTAA
- a CDS encoding ABC transporter ATP-binding protein: MKKKSRINPVAKYYWHKATAYPLYLIGLIVSVPLTIVINAYLPPIILANVLDKLSARNFTPNDVLGSFGADLLIYGLLIFTGAIIWRVVDYFMWRLEISVQQNIAEEVFDHLVKQSSNFHANHFGGSLVSANNKLLGGYIRTADTTIFGTYPLIIGLVTVSVILWPKSPQYVIALLAGTIVFIVGALLISRPVRKLSSKSAKAESKQTGFLADAITNIMAIKSFARPNFERKRFHKATTNSKNHMSRFASMHQVQMNIFALISRTMSLTALLVAVIGVVTFNANVATVFLIFSYTSTIIDQLFAFSNNGLRNYNRAFGDASEMVDILSQTPEILDPIKPEPVKITSGSINFNDVAFTHDGSDSAIFNGLNLKIKHGEKVGLVGHSGSGKSTLVRLLLRFSDIDSGEITIDGQNIARIKQDDLHSHIAYVPQEPLLFHRTLADNIAYGNPEADQKEIEAVAKMAYAHEFIKDLPDKYQTLVGERGVKLSGGQRQRVAIARTMIKNAPIIVLDEATSALDSESEALIQDALWKLMQNKTAIVVAHRLSTIQKMDRIIVLDNGKIIEEGSHNELINKNGKYAELWGRQSGGFIED; this comes from the coding sequence ATGAAGAAAAAATCAAGAATTAACCCAGTTGCTAAATATTATTGGCATAAAGCCACTGCGTACCCGCTATACCTAATAGGGCTTATAGTTTCTGTGCCTCTAACGATTGTCATAAATGCCTATTTGCCACCAATAATACTTGCCAATGTACTAGATAAACTAAGTGCTCGCAATTTTACACCTAATGACGTATTGGGTAGTTTTGGCGCAGATTTACTAATTTATGGGCTTTTAATCTTTACCGGTGCTATCATTTGGCGTGTCGTAGATTACTTTATGTGGCGTCTCGAAATTAGCGTTCAACAAAATATCGCTGAAGAAGTTTTTGACCATCTAGTAAAGCAAAGCTCGAATTTTCACGCTAATCATTTTGGAGGTTCGCTAGTTTCCGCAAACAACAAACTACTAGGCGGTTATATTCGCACCGCTGACACCACCATATTCGGAACATATCCTCTGATAATTGGCTTGGTTACGGTTAGTGTTATTTTGTGGCCTAAATCTCCACAATATGTTATTGCATTACTCGCGGGAACGATAGTATTCATAGTTGGAGCGCTACTAATCTCAAGACCAGTACGTAAGCTTAGTTCAAAATCTGCTAAAGCCGAAAGTAAACAAACTGGTTTCTTGGCAGATGCCATTACTAACATTATGGCAATAAAAAGTTTTGCCCGGCCAAATTTTGAAAGAAAGCGCTTTCATAAGGCAACGACTAATTCCAAAAACCATATGAGCCGTTTTGCGAGCATGCATCAAGTTCAAATGAACATCTTTGCACTGATCAGTCGAACGATGTCGCTCACGGCACTTTTAGTAGCTGTGATCGGGGTAGTAACGTTTAACGCCAACGTTGCTACCGTGTTTTTAATATTTAGCTACACTTCAACTATAATCGATCAGCTATTTGCATTTAGTAATAACGGCCTGCGTAACTATAATCGAGCTTTTGGTGATGCTTCCGAGATGGTTGATATCCTTAGCCAAACCCCAGAGATTTTAGATCCGATTAAACCTGAACCAGTAAAGATTACTTCTGGTAGTATTAACTTTAATGATGTTGCCTTCACTCATGATGGTTCAGATAGCGCAATCTTTAATGGCCTTAATTTAAAAATAAAACACGGCGAAAAGGTCGGGCTAGTAGGTCATTCTGGGTCTGGAAAGTCCACTCTTGTTCGACTACTACTCAGATTTAGCGACATAGATTCAGGAGAGATAACTATTGATGGTCAAAATATTGCTCGTATCAAACAGGACGACCTGCATAGTCACATTGCTTATGTCCCTCAGGAACCTTTATTGTTTCATCGAACTCTTGCAGACAACATCGCCTATGGTAACCCAGAAGCAGACCAAAAAGAGATAGAAGCTGTCGCTAAAATGGCCTATGCACACGAATTCATCAAAGATTTGCCAGATAAATATCAGACATTAGTTGGTGAACGTGGCGTTAAACTTAGCGGTGGCCAACGTCAGCGCGTAGCCATTGCTCGCACAATGATTAAAAATGCACCTATTATTGTTTTAGATGAAGCAACTAGCGCCCTTGATAGCGAAAGCGAAGCGTTGATTCAGGATGCTCTTTGGAAGTTAATGCAAAATAAAACTGCCATAGTAGTAGCTCATAGATTAAGTACTATTCAAAAAATGGATCGCATAATTGTGCTTGATAACGGCAAGATTATCGAGGAAGGCTCCCACAACGAACTCATCAATAAAAATGGTAAATATGCCGAGCTATGGGGTCGTCAGTCTGGTGGGTTCATCGAAGATTAA